In the Chloroflexota bacterium genome, GCTGGCCGCCGTCGCGGATATTCGCGCATCAGCGTTGGAAGAGTTCGCCGCCCGGGGCGTGCGAACCTTCAAGAGCGTCGAGGCGATGTGCAAGTCACCCGACGTCGATGCGGTCTGGGTGGCCACACCCAACGTTCTCCACATGGAGCACACGCTTCTGGCCGCGAACCATGGGAAACACGTCATCTGCGAAAAGCCGATGGCCCTGAGCCTGGCGCAGGCGCAAGCCATGATCGACGCCGTCGATCGCAATGGCGTCAAGTACGTCCAAGGCCACTCCAAGATCTACAACCCGCCGGTGCGCAAGATACGCGAGGTGGCGGCGAGCGGTCGGCTGGGCCGGATCATCCAGATCAACACGTGGAACTACCGCAACTGGCTGAACCAGCCACGCCTGGCAACCGAGGTCGACACGGCCACCGGCGGCGGCGTGGTGTATCGACAGGGGCCACATCAGACCGACGTCGTCCGCTGCATCGGCGGCGGTATGGTGAAGTCAGTTCGGGCGATCACCGGCCGGTGGGACCCGAACTTCAATACCGAGGGAAATTACAGCGCGTTCCTCGAATTCGAGGACGGCACTCCGTGTCTCATGAGCCTCAACGGGTATGCGCACTTCAACGTGACGGAGCTGACCTGGGGGATCGGCGAGGGCGGCCAGCAGACGCCGGAGGACCAGCTCTACGCCGCCCGGGAGCGATTGACCAGGCCGTTCGACCCCGAGGCGAAGTACGCGCTACCCGAGTACACCGAGGCCGGCTATGAGGCAAGGGAGCGCGCTCGTGCGGACCGTCATCAGCCCTTCTACGGCCTCACCATCGTGAGCTGCGAGCGCGGAGACATTCGACAGTCGCCAGACGGCTTGTACATCTACTCGGACGCGGGCAAGAGCGAGATCTCCTGCGACACGGACACCGGCCATGCGAGCGAGCTTGCCGAGCTTGCCGCCGCGGTGCGCGAGGCGAGACCAACGTTTCCCGATGCGCGCTGGGGGATGGCGACTCTCGAAGTGATTCTCGCGATCATGGAATCCTCGGCTACGCACGCCGAGGTGCGCCTCGCCCACCAGGTACCGTACCCGCTTTAGCCGCGGTCAGGCATTCAGGCCCATCAAACGGTCCGCCACGGTGAAGTAGATCATCAACCCCGTGCCATCGACGAGCGTTGCGATGAACGGCGCTGAGACAACGGCGGGGTCGATGCGGAACCGCCGCAGGATCAGCGGCAGGACGGCCGCGACGGCCGACGCCCATAGCACGATGGCCAGCGCCGAGACGGCGACGACG is a window encoding:
- a CDS encoding Gfo/Idh/MocA family oxidoreductase, with protein sequence MADVLRVGMAGLGAGARQVLPSFKHVPGVELAAVADIRASALEEFAARGVRTFKSVEAMCKSPDVDAVWVATPNVLHMEHTLLAANHGKHVICEKPMALSLAQAQAMIDAVDRNGVKYVQGHSKIYNPPVRKIREVAASGRLGRIIQINTWNYRNWLNQPRLATEVDTATGGGVVYRQGPHQTDVVRCIGGGMVKSVRAITGRWDPNFNTEGNYSAFLEFEDGTPCLMSLNGYAHFNVTELTWGIGEGGQQTPEDQLYAARERLTRPFDPEAKYALPEYTEAGYEARERARADRHQPFYGLTIVSCERGDIRQSPDGLYIYSDAGKSEISCDTDTGHASELAELAAAVREARPTFPDARWGMATLEVILAIMESSATHAEVRLAHQVPYPL